From the genome of Lotus japonicus ecotype B-129 chromosome 6, LjGifu_v1.2, one region includes:
- the LOC130722325 gene encoding sugar transport protein 7-like has product MAGGFTTGSAVGKERAEQYKGRVTAYVIIACVVAATGGSLFGYDIGISGGVTSMDDFLEDFFPSVYRSKMHAHENNYCKYDNQGLAAFTSSLYIAGLIASLVASPITRKYGRRASIIGGGISFLIGSALNASAVNLEMLIFGRVMLGIGIGFGNQAVPLYLSEMAPTHLRGGVNMMFQVATTFGIFTANMVNYGTQKIRPWGWRLSLGLAAIPALLMTVGGLFLPETPNSLIERGSKETGRKLLEKIRGTEEVDAEFQDMVDASELANSIKHPFRNILERRYRAELVMAIFMPTFQILTGINSILFYAPVLFQTMGFGRDASLYSSAVTGGVLASSTFISIATVDKLGRRALLISGGIQMITCQVIVAIILGIKFGDTQELSKSFSILVVVFICLFVLAFGWSWGPLGWTVPSEIFPLEIRSAGQSITVAVNLLFTFIIAQSFLALLCSFKFGIFLFFAGWITIMTIFVSLFLPETKGIPIEEMSFMWRKHWFWKMILPETDGGRV; this is encoded by the exons ATGGCAGGTGGGTTCACAACAGGTTCTGCTGTGGGCAAGGAGAGAGCAGAACAGTATAAGGGGAGAGTCACTGCTTATGTCATCATCGCCTGTGTTGTTGCTGCCACAGGAGGGTCTCTCTTTGGATATGATATTGGGATTTCAG GTGGGGTTACTTCCATGGATGATTTTCTTGAAGATTTCTTCCCCTCAGTGTACAGAAGCAAAATGCATGCACATGAAAACAATTACTGCAAGTATGACAATCAGGGCCTTGCAGCATTCACCTCATCTCTTTACATTGCTGGTTTAATTGCATCCCTGGTGGCTTCTCCCATTACAAGGAAGTACGGACGTCGAGCGAGTATCATTGGTGGTGGTATCAGCTTCCTAATTGGATCTGCTCTGAACGCTTCAGCTGTTAACCTGGAAATGCTGATCTTCGGCCGGGTCATGCTTGGTATTGGCATTGGATTTGGGAACCAG GCTGTTCCTCTTTATTTGTCAGAGATGGCACCAACCCATCTTCGAGGAGGCGTGAACATGATGTTTCAAGTGGCAACCACTTTTGGGATTTTCACAGCCAACATGGTCAACTATGGAACACAGAAGATTAGACCTTGGGGGTGGAGGCTATCCCTAGGCTTGGCTGCAATACCAGCTCTTTTGATGACTGTAGGAGGGTTATTTCTTCCTGAAACTCCCAATAGCTTAATTGAaagaggatcaaaagaaacagGAAGGAAGCTCCTAGAAAAAATCAGAGGGACTGAAGAGGTTGATGCAGAGTTTCAAGACATGGTTGATGCAAGTGAGTTGGCAAACTCTATAAAGCACCCGTTTCGTAACATCCTTGAAAGAAGGTACAGGGCGGAGTTGGTGATGGCAATCTTCATGCCTACCTTCCAGATCTTGACTGGCATAAACTCCATTCTGTTCTATGCTCCAGTGCTGTTTCAAACCATGGGATTCGGAAGGGATGCTTCTCTATACTCTTCAGCTGTGACAGGAGGGGTTCTTGCTTCTTCCACATTCATTTCCATTGCAACAGTTGACAAGTTGGGCAGGAGAGCTCTTCTCATCAGCGGTGGAATACAAATGATCACATGTCAG GTTATAGTTGCCATCATTTTGGGGATCAAGTTTGGAGACACCCAAGAATTGTCCAAAAGCTTTTCTATATTGGTTGTGGTTTTTATTTGCCTATTTGTTCTAGCTTTTGGATGGTCATGGGGGCCACTTGGGTGGACAGTTCCTAGTGAGATATTTCCATTAGAAATCAGGTCAGCAGGGCAAAGCATCACAGTTGCTGTGAACCTTCTGTTCACTTTCATAATTGCCCAGTCTTTCCTTGCTCTTCTCTGCTCATTCAAGTTTGGGATCTTTCTCTTTTTTGCTGGCTGGATTACAATCATGACCATATTTGTTTCTCTTTTCCTACCTGAAACAAAGGGGATTCCCATTGAAGAGATGTCATTTATGTGGAGGAAGCACTGGTTCTGGAAAATGATACTGCCTGAAACCGATGGTGGTAGGGTATAA
- the LOC130722326 gene encoding uncharacterized protein LOC130722326: protein MGTAILQRGLRYDTTSSHPTSPPAKSHKNHNPNPNPSPTATRRRNRAPAAVSQDRDRGRRDGDRSCVVVKNPGANLVMGQVKILKRGEKLSPEPATAAAAKKKIEGGFDSVLGTTDRFGPEPETVQKQVRVPDLKDASAMFAGPTSLVSPPPSSVPVPIFLKRENLAATACDLMQLLRVVN, encoded by the coding sequence ATGGGAACCGCGATTCTTCAAAGAGGGTTACGCTACGATACGACGTCGTCGCATCCCACTTCACCTCCTGCCAAATCGCACAAGAATCACaaccctaaccctaaccctAGCCCTACCGCAACTCGCCGCCGGAACCGGGCTCCGGCCGCCGTTTCGCAAGACCGTGATCGGGGCCGCCGCGACGGCGATCGGTCATGCGTGGTGGTAAAAAACCCTGGTGCGAATCTCGTGATGGGGCAGGTCAAGATTCTCAAGAGAGGCGAGAAGCTAAGCCCTGAGCCCGCCACCGCCGCCGCTGCGAAGAAGAAGATTGAGGGAGGTTTCGATTCGGTTTTGGGAACCACGGATCGGTTCGGTCCGGAACCTGAGACGGTGCAGAAGCAGGTTAGGGTTCCGGATTTGAAGGACGCGAGCGCGATGTTTGCTGGACCGACTTCGTTGGTGTCGCCGCCGCCGAGCTCCGTTCCGGTCCCGATATTCCTCAAGAGGGAGAATCTCGCTGCTACGGCTTGTGATTTGATGCAGTTGCTGCGCGTGGTGAATTAG